In Spirosoma aureum, a single genomic region encodes these proteins:
- a CDS encoding WapI family immunity protein, with the protein MKFISSSGSFEFSILGYGNKTTNWRDRNNLRCRVSTIWRQQHDSQATPLQTWEVRRLLSGLRSLWNKAVNHVALTFSEPGLSLEATALPGDNYKLQIQLDHALTPAWHAYPDFPLEMNMLLNRKQLDEAIQDLSGQLASYPER; encoded by the coding sequence ATGAAATTTATCTCCTCCTCTGGCTCGTTCGAATTCTCGATACTAGGCTACGGTAATAAAACAACGAATTGGCGCGACCGGAATAATTTGCGGTGTCGGGTCTCGACGATCTGGCGGCAACAACACGATTCGCAGGCGACTCCACTCCAAACCTGGGAAGTTCGGCGGTTGTTAAGCGGCCTGCGTTCACTCTGGAATAAAGCCGTTAATCATGTTGCCTTAACATTCTCCGAGCCCGGCCTAAGCCTTGAAGCGACTGCACTGCCTGGCGATAACTATAAGCTACAGATTCAATTGGACCATGCGTTAACACCCGCATGGCATGCCTATCCTGACTTTCCGTTAGAAATGAATATGCTTCTGAACCGCAAACAATTAGACGAAGCTATTCAGGACCTATCCGGTCAACTAGCCAGCTATCCGGAGCGGTAA
- a CDS encoding TetR/AcrR family transcriptional regulator: MKIVKRRNRQMTMERILRAMGDVMAERGTEKAGINAVAEKAGVNKVLIYRYFGGWNGLLEAYVQRGFFLSMFNEKFLDSVPDNLPSDNRSKVWSEYTIQFMREFRTRKPSQELIRWEMSHGETELARRLAEFRDNSYKKLVDKLAPFADYDPIAITSLMVAAVTHIVLTSTQRDHIGDIDLRTEAGWERLETAVRRIYSSLSIALERENAKKAEVK, encoded by the coding sequence ATGAAAATTGTCAAGCGTAGAAATCGCCAGATGACCATGGAGCGTATCTTGCGGGCGATGGGTGATGTAATGGCCGAGCGGGGGACCGAAAAGGCCGGTATTAATGCAGTAGCCGAAAAAGCAGGCGTTAATAAAGTACTGATCTATCGTTATTTTGGTGGCTGGAATGGATTGCTGGAGGCTTATGTTCAACGTGGTTTCTTCTTATCCATGTTCAACGAAAAGTTTCTGGACTCCGTCCCAGATAACCTTCCTTCGGATAACCGAAGCAAAGTATGGTCTGAATATACAATTCAGTTCATGCGCGAATTCCGCACGCGGAAGCCATCACAGGAATTAATCCGGTGGGAAATGAGCCATGGCGAAACAGAACTTGCCCGCCGATTGGCCGAGTTTCGTGACAATTCCTACAAAAAACTGGTTGATAAACTGGCTCCATTTGCCGATTACGACCCTATTGCTATTACGAGTTTGATGGTAGCTGCGGTAACGCATATTGTGCTGACCAGTACACAGCGTGATCATATCGGTGATATTGACCTCCGTACAGAAGCAGGTTGGGAACGGCTCGAAACTGCAGTTCGTCGCATCTACTCAAGTTTGAGCATTGCCCTCGAACGTGAAAATGCTAAAAAAGCTGAAGTAAAGTAA
- a CDS encoding aminopeptidase P family protein, protein MRYLPIDNQLFVQNRHRLTQLLKPKSLVILNANDIMPTNADGTMTFRQNNDLFYLTGVDQEETRLVLFPDHPDPKFREVLFLRETSELIEIWEGHKLTKVEAEQTSGISQKQVYWTHQFEQIFVQMIFEADNVYLNTNEHTRAGIDVQTRDARFIDEFKQKYPLHHLERLAPLMHYLRAIKLPQEVQLLQTAINITDKMFRRLLGFIKPGVWEYEIEAEMMHEYLLNRSRGAAYSPIIASGANACVLHYIDNSQQCQDGDVILLDIGAEYANYNADMTRSVPVNGRFTERQRAVYDAVLRVLKEAKQMLRPGNLWDDYHREVGKVMESELIGLGLLDRLEVEKQDPDAPLYKKYFMHGTSHFLGLDVHDVGNKYRRMEPGMVFTVEPGIYIPGEKLGIRLENNVLITESGNTDLMANIPLEAEEIEELMNR, encoded by the coding sequence ATGCGCTACTTGCCCATTGATAATCAACTTTTCGTTCAAAATCGTCATCGGCTCACTCAGTTACTGAAACCTAAATCGCTGGTGATTCTGAACGCTAATGACATCATGCCGACCAATGCCGATGGCACAATGACATTTCGGCAAAACAACGATTTATTCTACTTAACGGGCGTCGATCAGGAGGAAACCCGGCTTGTTCTGTTTCCAGACCACCCCGACCCTAAATTTCGGGAGGTCCTGTTTCTGCGCGAAACCAGCGAACTGATCGAAATCTGGGAAGGACATAAGCTTACTAAAGTCGAAGCCGAACAAACTTCCGGTATTTCACAAAAGCAGGTCTACTGGACGCATCAGTTTGAGCAGATTTTTGTACAAATGATCTTCGAAGCGGATAACGTTTATCTGAATACCAATGAGCACACCCGTGCCGGCATAGATGTTCAGACCCGTGATGCCCGATTTATTGACGAATTCAAACAAAAATACCCGCTTCACCATCTTGAGCGACTTGCGCCATTGATGCACTACTTACGAGCGATCAAACTACCGCAGGAAGTGCAACTGCTTCAGACAGCCATAAACATCACCGACAAAATGTTCCGCCGGTTGTTGGGTTTCATTAAACCCGGTGTATGGGAATATGAAATTGAAGCCGAGATGATGCATGAATACCTCCTCAACCGGTCGCGGGGAGCTGCCTATTCGCCTATCATTGCCTCGGGAGCCAACGCCTGTGTACTGCACTACATAGATAACAGCCAGCAGTGCCAGGATGGCGATGTGATTTTGCTCGATATAGGTGCGGAATACGCCAATTATAATGCGGATATGACCCGTTCAGTACCTGTTAACGGGCGATTTACGGAACGCCAGCGAGCTGTTTATGATGCGGTATTACGCGTACTGAAAGAAGCGAAACAAATGCTTCGGCCCGGTAATCTCTGGGACGATTATCATCGCGAAGTAGGCAAAGTAATGGAGTCGGAACTTATTGGCCTTGGCTTACTCGACCGCCTGGAAGTCGAAAAACAGGATCCTGACGCACCTTTGTACAAAAAGTACTTTATGCACGGCACGTCACACTTTCTGGGACTTGATGTTCACGATGTGGGGAATAAATACCGTCGAATGGAGCCCGGAATGGTCTTTACGGTTGAACCAGGCATTTATATTCCTGGAGAAAAACTCGGCATCAGGCTTGAAAACAACGTGCTGATTACGGAGTCAGGGAACACTGACCTAATGGCCAACATTCCGCTCGAAGCAGAGGAGATTGAAGAGTTAATGAACCGATAG
- a CDS encoding S8 family serine peptidase → MTLRLNFLFCLITLLIQANPGVSHPNTTWLNTKGYGPDSPKYWILFKAKDQSVRPALSEMAITRRRAQNFPLDETDQPVSVDYLNQLKQEGVQPLNKSRWLNAVSARLTTSQYAQVAALPFVAGIQAIDPAIIITSIGNPDGSRSTSPHMAPVMTQIQASDFAQAGLTGRFVNIGVIDAGFFGADSANALKHVFAREGVKRVRDYVNDKKTHGDLFHTLETMSDFHGTEVLAAIAGSDPIENTQYGLATDATFYLARTDQGNREYRGEEDNWVAAMEWMDSLGVRLINTSLGYAKGMSNPKENYEPRQMDGHTSLISRAAQIAADKKGILIVVSAGNEGDDRSWRIISTPADAQGVLAIGATNARLWNRIGYSSIGPESLPYMKPNVSCFSLYGTSLSAPVITGFAACIMQANPKLTNKEVMAIIEKSSHLYPYGNNYVGYGVPQASRAISLLRNQPLPATARSVKASGKSFTLPVSTEESVVSVFHKKDAMHILQQEAMKVSNGKLALRRSTGEKQTTIDLKTEVIEVIWE, encoded by the coding sequence ATGACGCTTCGCCTAAACTTCTTATTCTGTCTGATTACGCTACTGATTCAAGCGAATCCTGGCGTTTCGCATCCCAATACGACCTGGTTAAATACAAAAGGCTATGGACCAGATAGTCCTAAATACTGGATTCTTTTTAAGGCTAAAGACCAGAGTGTCCGGCCAGCCTTATCGGAAATGGCCATAACCAGGCGAAGAGCCCAGAATTTTCCGCTTGATGAGACAGATCAGCCTGTTTCGGTAGACTATCTAAATCAATTAAAACAGGAAGGTGTTCAACCACTCAATAAATCGCGCTGGCTGAATGCTGTCTCGGCCCGGCTTACGACCAGTCAGTATGCACAGGTTGCGGCTTTACCCTTTGTGGCAGGGATTCAGGCCATTGATCCAGCCATTATCATTACATCAATTGGTAATCCCGATGGGTCCCGTTCAACCAGCCCGCATATGGCTCCGGTTATGACGCAGATTCAGGCTTCCGATTTTGCTCAGGCTGGCCTAACCGGACGATTTGTAAATATTGGTGTTATCGATGCTGGTTTTTTTGGCGCAGATTCGGCTAATGCCCTGAAGCATGTATTCGCGCGGGAGGGTGTAAAACGGGTTCGTGATTATGTGAATGACAAAAAGACCCACGGCGACCTGTTCCATACGCTCGAAACTATGTCGGATTTTCACGGGACCGAAGTTCTGGCAGCCATTGCTGGTAGTGATCCGATCGAAAACACGCAATATGGTCTGGCTACCGATGCAACATTTTATCTGGCACGTACTGATCAGGGCAATCGCGAATACCGGGGCGAAGAAGATAACTGGGTAGCGGCAATGGAGTGGATGGATAGTCTTGGCGTTCGACTGATCAATACATCGCTGGGTTACGCCAAAGGGATGAGTAACCCCAAGGAAAATTATGAACCCCGTCAGATGGATGGCCATACCAGCCTGATTAGTCGGGCGGCACAGATTGCGGCCGATAAAAAAGGTATTCTTATTGTTGTATCAGCCGGAAACGAAGGCGATGATCGTTCATGGCGAATCATCAGCACTCCCGCTGATGCTCAGGGTGTTCTGGCCATTGGTGCAACAAATGCCCGACTTTGGAATCGGATTGGCTACAGCAGTATCGGCCCTGAGAGTTTGCCCTATATGAAACCCAATGTTTCCTGTTTTTCTTTGTATGGAACCTCATTATCGGCGCCGGTCATTACCGGATTTGCAGCCTGTATTATGCAGGCAAATCCGAAATTGACTAATAAGGAGGTCATGGCCATCATTGAAAAATCGTCGCATCTATACCCTTATGGCAACAACTATGTTGGCTATGGTGTGCCGCAAGCCTCCCGGGCGATTTCATTACTTCGGAATCAGCCGTTACCTGCAACAGCCCGCTCTGTAAAAGCTTCCGGTAAGTCATTTACCTTACCCGTGTCGACGGAAGAGTCGGTTGTGTCAGTGTTTCACAAAAAAGATGCCATGCACATTTTGCAGCAGGAGGCCATGAAGGTTAGCAATGGGAAACTGGCGCTCCGTCGGTCAACGGGCGAAAAGCAGACGACTATAGATTTGAAAACAGAAGTCATTGAGGTGATTTGGGAATAA
- a CDS encoding response regulator transcription factor, translating into MKILIIEDERKLARFIKQGLEQHGHVADLAYSGSEGLDQVAGGLYDLVLLDLMLPGQTGFEVLKNLRAFGLTVPVMILSALSDSDKVIEGLDLGAIDYLRKPFDFNELLARIRVLQRRTHSGDNVVLRMADLEMRLVSHEVFKAGIKLELTNREFALLELFMRRIGLLVTKNEIAEKVWAADYDMGSNVIEVHIYQLRKKLDAVGTRGLIETLISRGYRLKSI; encoded by the coding sequence GTGAAAATTCTGATTATTGAAGATGAACGCAAACTGGCCCGGTTTATAAAGCAGGGACTTGAACAACATGGCCATGTCGCTGACCTGGCTTATTCCGGTTCAGAAGGACTCGATCAGGTTGCCGGAGGCTTATACGATCTTGTGTTGCTGGACTTAATGTTGCCCGGACAGACCGGGTTTGAGGTTCTGAAAAATCTACGAGCCTTTGGCCTGACGGTGCCGGTCATGATTTTATCGGCATTGAGTGATTCCGATAAAGTGATAGAGGGGTTGGATCTTGGCGCCATTGACTACCTTCGGAAACCGTTCGACTTTAACGAGTTGCTGGCTCGGATTCGGGTTTTACAGCGACGAACCCATTCCGGAGATAACGTCGTATTACGCATGGCTGATCTAGAAATGAGGCTTGTTTCGCATGAGGTGTTCAAGGCAGGCATCAAGCTGGAACTGACCAATCGGGAATTTGCTTTACTCGAATTATTCATGCGCCGAATCGGACTATTGGTAACGAAAAATGAGATTGCCGAGAAGGTATGGGCCGCCGATTATGACATGGGCAGTAACGTGATAGAAGTACACATCTATCAATTGCGTAAGAAACTGGATGCGGTTGGTACACGTGGACTGATTGAGACGCTTATCAGCCGTGGTTATCGGCTCAAATCGATATGA
- a CDS encoding sensor histidine kinase, whose protein sequence is MNLRSRIVLAVTAVFAGVSLLAGWLMLIRAENSLQIAFDRAVATRAGWLLSQVSVDPIVLPLPTESEQMRVIYHSYGRSRELFRSPGFPNASGVGHDVDRHLRSFRSMTVQTMAYQIPSGQVSLTLAVPDASLMQDIRQLRWVFGLGWFVSLILAFLGGYVIAGWLLKPIQAIVHQAGKITNAATIEPIALPTARDELYQLTDTLNQMLARIRESAELQRNFFGAAAHELRTPLAIMKTGLEVTLDSGQVDGRTTPFLLGQLDEIKRLTRLLDEFLTLSRPDHAHQVLKTTPVDLPELIKNCLAQLETVATDYEVTTQFEEPTLLSSPIRTDAVKLEHVLLNLLENAIKYAVPDSVVSIRLVWENAPTIFVQNRTVRESGPVLDLMQPYFRADPLKEGHGLGLWISYRLTTLLDGELLLDWQEFRFTSTLVLPETKILA, encoded by the coding sequence ATGAACCTGCGCAGCCGGATTGTGCTGGCCGTTACGGCTGTGTTTGCCGGAGTAAGTTTACTGGCCGGTTGGCTCATGCTGATCCGGGCCGAAAATAGCCTCCAGATCGCTTTTGATCGGGCGGTAGCGACCAGGGCTGGATGGTTACTTTCGCAGGTTAGTGTCGATCCGATTGTGTTGCCTTTGCCTACCGAAAGCGAACAGATGCGGGTAATATACCATAGTTATGGTCGGAGCCGTGAGCTTTTTCGTAGTCCTGGCTTTCCAAACGCATCCGGCGTAGGGCACGACGTTGACCGGCATCTGCGTTCTTTCAGATCCATGACGGTTCAGACTATGGCTTATCAGATTCCCAGTGGTCAGGTGAGTCTGACATTAGCAGTGCCCGATGCTAGTTTGATGCAGGATATCCGACAGTTACGCTGGGTCTTTGGGCTTGGTTGGTTCGTAAGCCTGATCCTGGCATTCCTGGGAGGATATGTTATCGCTGGATGGCTATTGAAACCAATTCAGGCAATTGTTCATCAGGCGGGAAAGATCACGAATGCAGCCACAATTGAGCCGATCGCCTTGCCAACCGCTCGTGATGAACTTTATCAGTTAACCGATACGCTAAACCAGATGCTGGCCCGAATTCGGGAAAGTGCTGAACTACAGCGTAATTTTTTTGGAGCCGCTGCGCATGAACTTCGAACACCGCTTGCCATCATGAAAACTGGTCTTGAAGTCACTCTTGACAGTGGTCAGGTAGACGGCCGGACAACACCATTCCTGCTGGGACAACTGGATGAAATAAAACGTCTGACACGTCTGCTCGACGAATTTCTGACGCTTAGCCGCCCTGATCATGCCCATCAGGTACTCAAAACAACACCGGTCGATTTGCCGGAATTAATAAAAAACTGCCTGGCTCAGTTGGAAACTGTAGCCACTGATTATGAAGTAACAACGCAGTTTGAGGAACCAACATTGCTTTCTTCGCCGATCAGAACAGATGCCGTTAAGCTGGAACATGTGTTACTGAATCTGCTCGAAAATGCGATCAAGTATGCCGTTCCGGATAGTGTGGTGAGTATCCGGTTAGTTTGGGAAAACGCACCGACGATTTTTGTCCAGAATCGAACCGTTCGGGAATCCGGGCCTGTGCTTGATCTGATGCAGCCTTACTTTCGGGCTGATCCGCTCAAAGAAGGACATGGACTGGGTTTGTGGATTAGTTATCGTTTAACAACTTTACTTGACGGAGAATTACTCCTCGATTGGCAGGAATTCCGATTTACCAGTACCTTGGTCCTGCCAGAAACTAAAATTTTAGCATAA
- a CDS encoding DMT family protein has translation MKGLYCVLLLTLSNIFMTLAWYGHLQLKQYPTLAKLSLFGIIMLSWGLAFFEYIFQVPANRIGSEETGGPFSLFQLKTIQEAVSLTVFTLITVYFFKTDKLAWNHLVGFVFLVIAVFFIFKKW, from the coding sequence ATGAAAGGACTCTATTGCGTTTTATTGCTCACGTTATCGAACATCTTTATGACACTGGCCTGGTATGGCCACCTGCAACTAAAGCAGTACCCCACATTGGCCAAGCTATCGCTTTTCGGCATTATTATGCTCAGTTGGGGACTTGCCTTTTTCGAATATATTTTTCAGGTGCCAGCTAATCGTATCGGTTCTGAAGAAACGGGTGGCCCGTTTTCGCTTTTCCAACTCAAAACAATTCAGGAAGCTGTTTCGCTGACGGTTTTCACCTTAATAACGGTCTACTTTTTTAAAACCGACAAACTCGCCTGGAATCATCTGGTTGGCTTTGTATTCCTTGTGATCGCGGTATTTTTTATCTTCAAGAAATGGTAA
- the rfaD gene encoding ADP-glyceromanno-heptose 6-epimerase: protein MIIVTGAAGFIGSCLISKLNQENFNFIIAVDDFSDPRKEANLTGKRIQERVDREEFFGWLDNNYQEVEFIFHIGARTDTTEFDRQIFEHLNVEYSKQIWNRCIDYQIPLVYASSAATYGMGEFGYDDNESIIPQLKPLNPYGDSKNEFDIWALEQERKPFFWAGLKFFNVYGPNEYHKDRMASVIYHAYNQICQSGHMRLFRSHNPDYTDGGQMRDFIYVKDVIEVCSFLMHHRRNSGIYNLGSGKARTFLDLATLTFRAMDRDPQIEFIDTPVDIRDKYQYFTQANMAKLRSIGYDRPFHSLEEGVSDYVKKYLKEGKYL from the coding sequence ATGATTATTGTTACGGGGGCCGCTGGCTTTATCGGAAGCTGTTTGATCAGCAAATTGAATCAGGAAAATTTCAATTTTATCATTGCTGTCGATGATTTTTCGGACCCTCGTAAAGAAGCAAATCTGACTGGGAAACGGATTCAGGAACGCGTTGACCGGGAAGAGTTTTTCGGCTGGCTCGACAACAATTATCAGGAGGTGGAATTTATTTTTCACATCGGTGCCCGCACCGATACCACCGAATTTGACCGCCAGATTTTTGAGCATCTGAACGTTGAGTATTCCAAGCAAATCTGGAATCGCTGTATTGATTATCAGATTCCCCTCGTATATGCGTCATCGGCAGCAACTTATGGTATGGGCGAGTTTGGGTATGATGATAATGAGTCGATCATTCCGCAGTTGAAGCCGCTCAATCCGTACGGTGATTCAAAGAATGAATTTGATATCTGGGCACTGGAGCAGGAACGTAAACCCTTTTTCTGGGCTGGACTGAAATTTTTCAACGTCTACGGGCCCAATGAATATCATAAAGACCGTATGGCATCGGTAATTTACCATGCCTACAACCAGATTTGCCAATCCGGTCACATGAGGCTGTTCCGGTCACATAACCCTGATTATACCGACGGTGGACAGATGCGTGATTTCATTTACGTGAAAGACGTAATCGAAGTTTGTTCATTTCTGATGCATCACCGACGCAATTCAGGTATCTACAACCTCGGAAGTGGCAAAGCCCGTACATTCCTCGATCTGGCGACACTTACTTTCCGGGCTATGGATCGCGATCCGCAGATCGAGTTTATCGATACCCCCGTCGATATCCGCGATAAATACCAGTATTTTACGCAGGCCAACATGGCTAAGCTTCGTTCTATTGGTTATGACAGGCCATTCCATTCGCTCGAAGAAGGCGTTTCTGATTACGTAAAAAAATACCTCAAAGAAGGAAAGTATCTCTAG
- a CDS encoding 6-pyruvoyl trahydropterin synthase family protein, which yields MVYINRIEHFNAAHRLYNPAWSEERNKEVFGPCANINWHGHNFELIVTVKGEPDPDTGFVIDLKVLGDIVKREVIEKVDHKNLNLDVDFMQGKMASCEIFIMEIWKILERALGEVTEAHLHQLRLYETPKNFVDYFGE from the coding sequence ATGGTCTATATTAACAGAATCGAACATTTTAACGCTGCCCACCGGCTCTACAATCCGGCCTGGTCTGAGGAGCGCAATAAGGAAGTTTTTGGCCCATGTGCCAACATTAACTGGCATGGACACAACTTTGAATTGATCGTAACGGTAAAAGGTGAGCCCGATCCGGATACAGGCTTTGTGATTGACCTGAAAGTGCTGGGTGATATTGTGAAGCGGGAGGTAATCGAGAAAGTTGATCACAAAAATCTGAATCTGGACGTCGATTTCATGCAGGGCAAAATGGCCAGCTGTGAGATCTTTATCATGGAGATCTGGAAAATTCTCGAACGTGCACTGGGCGAAGTAACAGAAGCTCATCTGCACCAGCTTCGGCTTTACGAAACACCGAAAAATTTTGTGGATTATTTTGGCGAATAG
- the lpxB gene encoding lipid-A-disaccharide synthase — protein sequence MNYYLIAGERSGDLHGANLIRAIRRHDPDAQCRAYGGEQMEDAGAVLVRHYREMAFMGFLEVVKNLGTIRRIMRECQADLLEHRPDVLILIDYAGFNLRMARFAKQHGIRVFYYISPKVWAWNQRRALKIKANVDRLFTILPFETEFFAKYDYNVDYVGNPLLDALADFQPNPDFRSTLKLDERPVVALLPGSRRQEITSILPAMLAATRQFPDCQFVVGTVSNLPAPLYGNLLGRYPTVKRVNDAAYDLLHIATAALVTSGTATLETALFNVPQVVCYKTTTVSYTIAKRLIAVPFISLVNLIANREVVKELIQNDLTADRITDELRAILPGEPGRDTQLAGYTEVQGKMGESGASERAGSRMVDELKRAQETKS from the coding sequence ATGAACTATTACCTCATTGCTGGCGAACGTTCCGGCGATCTTCACGGGGCAAACCTGATTCGGGCCATTCGTCGCCATGATCCTGATGCACAGTGCCGTGCGTATGGTGGTGAGCAGATGGAAGATGCCGGAGCGGTACTGGTGCGACACTATCGGGAGATGGCGTTTATGGGCTTCCTGGAGGTAGTGAAAAACCTGGGTACAATCCGCCGGATCATGCGAGAATGCCAGGCCGATCTGCTTGAACACCGTCCCGATGTGCTTATTCTCATCGATTACGCCGGATTTAACCTGCGGATGGCCCGTTTTGCCAAACAGCATGGCATTCGCGTGTTTTATTATATTTCGCCGAAGGTTTGGGCATGGAACCAGCGCCGGGCATTAAAAATTAAAGCGAATGTCGATCGGCTGTTTACGATTCTACCGTTCGAAACGGAGTTTTTCGCAAAATACGATTACAACGTCGACTACGTTGGCAACCCTCTACTGGATGCTCTGGCTGATTTTCAGCCCAATCCCGATTTTCGCTCAACGCTGAAACTGGATGAACGCCCTGTTGTTGCCCTTCTCCCCGGAAGTCGCCGTCAGGAAATTACGTCTATATTACCTGCTATGCTGGCAGCAACGCGCCAGTTTCCCGATTGTCAGTTTGTTGTAGGCACAGTCAGTAATTTGCCTGCTCCGCTCTATGGTAATCTGTTGGGGAGGTACCCAACTGTTAAACGTGTTAATGACGCGGCTTATGATCTGTTGCATATTGCCACGGCTGCGCTGGTTACGTCTGGTACGGCCACGCTCGAAACCGCCTTGTTTAATGTGCCACAGGTCGTTTGCTACAAAACAACAACGGTGTCATATACCATTGCGAAACGACTGATTGCGGTACCGTTTATATCGCTTGTAAACCTGATTGCCAACCGTGAAGTTGTGAAGGAATTGATTCAAAACGACCTCACCGCCGATCGGATTACCGATGAACTACGAGCCATTTTACCCGGTGAACCGGGCCGGGATACGCAATTGGCTGGTTACACAGAGGTACAGGGGAAAATGGGCGAATCCGGCGCATCGGAGCGAGCCGGTAGTCGAATGGTCGATGAACTGAAACGCGCACAGGAAACAAAAAGCTAG
- a CDS encoding 1-acyl-sn-glycerol-3-phosphate acyltransferase, which yields MLSALTRWLFKVAGWQVVGPVPHLPKGIWAVAPHSTNWDFLVGLGVRPTIHVWIQYLAKSSLFSWYSGWLFRLLGGKPVYRDKSHNLVDAIVAVFNQNEQLQICIAPEGTRSNVSKLKTGFYYIALEAHVPIIPVGFDWPRKLVIIGNPIYVTGNYEMDMLPFYEFFSQVHGVKKDWLKKWEETGVIA from the coding sequence ATGCTCAGCGCCCTCACCCGTTGGTTATTTAAAGTCGCCGGTTGGCAGGTTGTGGGCCCTGTACCGCATTTACCCAAGGGCATTTGGGCTGTAGCCCCTCACTCAACTAACTGGGACTTTCTGGTCGGGTTAGGTGTACGCCCTACCATTCACGTCTGGATTCAATATCTCGCCAAAAGTTCGCTCTTTAGCTGGTATTCAGGCTGGCTTTTCCGGCTACTGGGTGGCAAACCTGTATATCGTGATAAATCGCACAACCTGGTCGATGCCATCGTTGCTGTATTTAACCAGAATGAACAGCTACAGATTTGCATAGCACCCGAAGGCACTCGCAGTAATGTATCAAAGCTTAAAACAGGCTTCTACTACATTGCTCTTGAAGCGCACGTCCCGATTATTCCGGTTGGCTTCGACTGGCCCCGAAAACTAGTTATTATAGGCAATCCTATCTATGTAACAGGCAATTACGAGATGGATATGCTCCCATTTTACGAATTTTTCTCACAGGTTCACGGCGTCAAAAAAGACTGGCTGAAGAAGTGGGAGGAAACGGGTGTGATTGCCTGA
- the hisB gene encoding bifunctional histidinol-phosphatase/imidazoleglycerol-phosphate dehydratase HisB, whose product MRKILFIDRDGTLIIEPQPDQQVDSLAKLDYIPKAISAMRKIAEETDYELVMVTNQDGLGTDSFPEDTFWPAHNKMLSTFESENISFDAVHIDRHFPRDNSPTRKPGTGMLTQYFSDAYDLANSYVIGDRLTDVQLAINLGAKAILFLPPNGLATVQAADVSGLTDAMQNAIAFSTDDWDKIYEFLRLPARTATVERNTKETQIRVDLNLDGRGQAEIHTGLGFFDHMLDQVAKHSGADLTIRVQGDLHIDEHHTIEDTALALGEAYRRALGDKRGISRYGFLLPMDEALAQVAIDFSGRPWLVWDATFRREKIGDMPTEMFYHFFKSFSDTALCNLNVKVEGDNEHHKIEAIFKAFAKAIKMAVRRDIKELDNLPSTKGVL is encoded by the coding sequence ATGCGAAAAATATTGTTCATCGACCGTGATGGCACGCTCATTATTGAGCCCCAGCCCGATCAGCAGGTCGATTCGTTAGCCAAACTTGATTATATACCTAAAGCGATTTCGGCCATGCGCAAGATCGCCGAAGAAACCGATTATGAGCTGGTTATGGTTACCAATCAGGATGGTCTCGGCACCGACTCTTTCCCCGAAGATACTTTCTGGCCTGCTCACAACAAAATGCTTTCTACGTTTGAGAGCGAAAATATCTCGTTTGATGCTGTCCACATCGACAGGCATTTCCCCCGCGACAACTCGCCTACCCGTAAGCCCGGCACCGGGATGTTGACCCAGTATTTTAGTGATGCCTATGATCTGGCCAACAGTTACGTGATCGGCGACCGCCTGACCGACGTGCAGTTAGCGATCAATCTCGGGGCAAAAGCAATTCTGTTCCTACCACCCAACGGCTTAGCGACCGTGCAGGCGGCTGATGTGTCGGGGTTAACCGATGCGATGCAGAACGCCATTGCCTTCTCGACCGACGATTGGGATAAGATCTACGAATTTCTGCGCTTACCCGCCCGAACAGCAACCGTCGAGCGGAATACGAAAGAAACCCAGATTCGTGTAGACCTCAATCTCGATGGTCGTGGTCAGGCCGAGATTCATACCGGTCTCGGCTTCTTCGACCATATGCTCGATCAGGTAGCCAAGCATTCGGGTGCCGACCTGACCATTCGGGTTCAGGGTGATTTGCACATTGATGAACATCACACCATTGAAGATACTGCTCTGGCGCTCGGTGAAGCCTATCGGCGTGCCCTTGGCGACAAACGGGGAATCAGCCGCTATGGTTTTCTATTGCCCATGGATGAAGCACTTGCTCAGGTCGCCATTGACTTTTCGGGTCGCCCCTGGCTTGTTTGGGACGCTACATTCCGGCGCGAGAAGATCGGCGATATGCCTACCGAAATGTTCTATCATTTTTTTAAGTCATTCTCCGATACGGCGCTCTGTAATCTAAATGTGAAAGTTGAAGGCGATAACGAACATCATAAGATCGAAGCTATTTTTAAAGCCTTTGCCAAAGCCATAAAAATGGCCGTTCGGCGTGATATTAAAGAATTGGATAACCTCCCCAGCACAAAGGGTGTTTTGTAA